The DNA segment CATGTTTATTTCCAACACAATGagctttttctcctcgtctagtgcactgtgtctctcgtcctcccttcgtccgtcgtctgcaagcgcttcactGTTCAGAACATTAAAACTACTCGcgcagaaacacaccctgctcaagtttatttccagtacaacgAGCCCTCTCTCCTCATcaagcgcactgtgtctctcgtcctcccttgtccatcgtctgcaagcgattcagtgttcacagtatcaaacctactcgcccagaaacacactctGCTCATGTTTTTTCAGTACAATgagcgctttctcctcgtctagcgcactctttctctcgtcctcccttcgtccgtcgtctgcaagcgcttcattgttcagaatatcaaaccttctcgcccattaagacaccctgcgcaagtttatatccagtgcaatgagccctttctcgccgtctagcgcactctgtctctcgtcctcccttcgtccgtcgtctgcaagcacctcagtgttcaaaatatgaaacctactcgcccagaaacacaccctgcccaagactatttccagtacaatgagcccttacTCCTCGTTTAGAGCACTGTGTCTCTcttcctcccttcgtccgtcgtctgcaagcgcttcagtgttcagaatatcaaaactacccGCCAAAATacccctttctcctcgtctagtggacTGTGTCTCTCGTCTTCCCTTTGTCCACCCTCtgaagcgattcagtgttcagcatataaagccttcaagcccagaaacacaccctgcccaagttttttccagtacaatgagctcttTCTCCTCGTcgagcgcactgtgtctctcgtccgtcgtctgcaagcgcttcagtgttcagaatatcaaacctactcgcccagaaacacaccctgctcatgtttatttcgaatacaatgggctttttctcctcgtctagtgcactgtctctcgtcctcccttcgtccgtcgtctgcaagcgattcagtgttcagaatatcaaacctactcggccagaaacacaccctgccaaagatttttccagtacaatgagctcttTCTCCTagtctagcgcactgtctctcgtcctcccttcgtccgtcgtctgcacgcgcttcagtgttcagaatatcaaacctgctcgcccagcaacacaccctgcgcaagtttatatccagtacaatgagccctttctcgtcgtctagcgcactgtgtctcccgttctcccttcgtccgtcgtctgcaagcacctcagtgttcagaatatgaaGCCTACTgacccagcaacacaccctgctcatgtttatttccagtacaatgatcCCTTTCacttcgtctagcgcactgtgtctctcgtcctccctttgtccttcgtctgcaagcgattcagggttcagaatatcaaacctactcgcccagaaacgcaccctgcccaagatatttccagtacaatgagtcctttctcctcgtctagcgcactgtgcctctcgtcctcccttcgtccgtcgtctgcaagcgcttcagtgttcagaatagcaaaccttctcgcccattaagacaccctgcgcaagtttatatccagtaaaatgagccctttctcgtcgtctagcgcactgtttctctcgtcctcccttcgtccgtcgtctgcaagcacctcagtgttcaaaatatgaaacctactcgcccagaaacacaccctgcccaagtctatctccagtacaatgagctcttTCTCCTCGGTtagagcactgtgtctctcctcctcccttcgtccgtcgtctgcaagcgcagcagtgttcagaatatcaaaactaccgGCCAAgagacacaccctgctcaagtttatttccggtacaatgagccctttctcctcgtctagtggacTGTGTCTCTCGTTTTCCCTgtgtccatcgtctgcaagcgattcattGTTCAGAACATTAAGCTTAcaagcccagaaacacaccctgtccaagtttttttccagtacaatgagtcttttctcctcgtctagcgcactgtgtctctcgtcctcccttcgtccgtcgtctgcaagcgcttcagtgttcagaatatcaaaactactcgcacataaacacaccctgctcaagtttattttcagtacaatTAGCTCTATCTCTTCGTCCAGCCctctgtgtctctcctcctcctttcctccgTCGTCTGCAACGCTTCAGTGTtaagaatatcaaacctactcgcccagaaacacaccctgctcatgtttatttcgaatacaatgggctttttctcctcgtctagtgcactgtgtctctcgtcctcccttcgtccgtcgtctgcaagtgcttcagtcttcagaatatcaaaactactcgcccataaacacaccctgctcaagtttatttccagtacaataaGCCCTTTCTATTCGTCTAGCGCACTATGTCACTCCTccttttgtccgtcgtctgcaagcgcttcagtgttcagaatatcaaacctactcgcccagaaacacaccctgcccatgttTATTTCCAACACAATCagctttttctcctcgtctagtgcacttgtctctcgtcctccctttgtccgtcgtctgcaagcgattcagtgttcagaatatcaaacctactcgcccagaaacacaccctgcccaagtattttttccagtacaatgagccctttctcctcgtctagcacactgtctctcgtcctcccttcgtccgtcttcTGCAAGCgcgtcagtgttcagaatatcaaacctgctcgcaCAGCAACACACCCCGCACaagattatttccagtacaatgagctatttctcctcgtatagcgcactgtgtctgttgtcctcccttcgtctgtcgtctgcaagcgcttcagtgttcagaatatcaaacctactcgcccagaaacacaccctgccaaagtttatttccagtgcaatgagccctttctcttcatatagcgcactgtgtcactcctcctcctttcgtccgtcgtctgcaagcgcttcagtgttcagaatatcaaacctacacgcccagaaacacaccctgctcaagtttatttccaatacaatgagccctttctcctcatctagcgcactgtgtctctcgtcctccctttgtccatcgtctgcaagcgcagcAGTGTTCGTAATATCAAAATTACCCGCCAAgagacacaccctgctcaagtttatttccagtacaatgagccctttctcctcgtctagtggacTGTGTCTCTCGTCTTCCCTTTGTTCATCGtttgcaagcgattcagtgttcagaatatcaagcctacaagcccagaaacacaccctgcccaagtttatttccagtacaatgagtcatttctcctcgtctagcgcactgtgtctctcgtcctctcttcgtccgtcgtctgcaagcgcttcagtgttcagaatattaaacctactcgcccagcaacacaccctgtccttgtttatttccagtacaattaGCCCTATCTCTTCGTCCAGCCCTCTGTGTCTGTCCTCCTCCTTACCTCCGTCGTCTGCAACGCTTCAGTGTtaagaatatcaaacctactcgcccagaaacacaccctgctcatgtttatttcgaatacaatgggctttttctcctcgtctagtgcactgtgtctctcgtcctcccttcgtccgtcgtctgcaagcgcttcagtgttcagaatatcaaaactactcgcacataaacacaccctgctcaagtttaattccggtacaatgagccctttctcctcgtctagcgcactgtgtctctcctcctcctttcctccgtcgtctgcaacgcttcagtgttcagaatatcaaacctactcgccaagaaacacaccctgctcatgtttatttcgAATACAGTGggctttttctcctcgtctagtgcactgtgtctctcgtccttccttcgtccgtcgtctgcaagcgcttcagtgttcagaatatcaaaactactcgcccataaacacaccctgctcaagtttatttccagtacaatgagccctttctcttcgtctagcgcactgtgtctgtcgtcctccctttgtccatcctctgcaagcgattcagtatTCAcagtatcaaacctactcgcccagaaacacaccctgcccatgttttctcagtacaatgagccctttctcctcgtctagcgcactctgtatctcgtcctccctttgtccgtCGTCTCCAAGCGATTCagggttcagaatatcaaacctactggcccagaaacgcaccctgcccaagattttttcagtacaatgagtcctttctcctcgtctagcgcactatgtctttcgtcctcccttcgtccgtcgtctgcaagcgcttcattgttcagaatatcaaaccttctcgcccattaagacaccctgcgcaagtttatatccagtacaatgagccctttctcgtcgtctagcgcactgtgtctctcgtcctcccttcgtccgtcgtctgcaagcacctcagtgttcaaaatatgaaacctgctcgcccagaaacacaccctgcccaagtctatttccagtaaaatgagccctttctcctcgtttagagcactgtgtctctcctactcccttcgtccgtcgtctgcaagcgcttcagtgttcagaatatcaaaactacccGCCAAgagacacaccctgctcaagtttatttccagtacaatgagccctttctcctcgtctagtggactgtgtctctcgtcttccctttgtccatcgtctgcaagcgattcagtgttcagaatatcaatccttcaagcccagaaacacaccctgcccaagttttttccagtacaatgagccctttctcctcgtcgagcgcactgtgtctctcgtcctccctttgtccgtcgtctgtAAGCGATTCAGGGTTCAGAATACCAAACCTATTCGCCCAGAAACGCACCCTGCCCAagatatttccagtacaatgagtactttctcctcgtctagcgcactgtgcctCTCGTTCTCCCTTCGTTCGTCGTCtgaaagcgcttcagtgttcagaatatcaaaccttctcgcccattaagacaccctgcgcaagtttatatccagtaaaacgagccctttctcgtcgtctagcgcactgtgtctctcgtcctcccttcgtccgtcgtctgcaagcacctcagtgttcaaaatatgaaacctactcgcccagaaacacaccctgcccaagtctatctccagtacaatgagctctttctcctcgtttagagcactgtgtctctcctcctcccttcgtccgtcgtctgcaagcgcagcagtgttcagaatatcaaaactacccGCCAAgagacacaccctgctcaagtttatttccagtacaatgagccctttctcctcgtctagtggacTGTGTCTCTCGTCTTCCCTTTGTCCATCGtgtgcaagcgattcagtgttcagaatatcaagcctacaagcccagaaacacaccctgcccaactttttttccagtacaatgagccctttctcctcgtcgagcgcactgtgtctctcctcctcctttcctccgTCGTCTGaaacgcttcagtgttcagaatatcaaacctactcgcccagaaacacaccctgctcatgtttatttcgaatacaatgggctttttctcctcgtctagtgcattgtgtctctcgtcctcccttcgtccgtcgtctgcaagcgcttcagtgttctgAATATGAAAACTACTCGCCcataaacacaccctgctcaagtttatttccagtacaatgagccctttctcttcgTCTAGCGCACTATGTCACTCCTccttttgtccgtcgtctgcaagcgcttcagtgttcagaatatcaaacctactcgcccagaaacacaccctgcccgtGTTTATTTCCAACACAATGagctttttctcctcgtctagtgcacggtgtctctcgtcctccctttgtccgtcgtctgcaagcgattcagtgttcagaatatcaaacctactcgcccagaaacacaccctgcccaagtatttttccagtacaatgagccctttctcctcgtctagcacactgtctctcgtcctcccttcgtctgtCTTCTGCAAGCgcgtcagtgttcagaatatcaaacctgctcgcaCAGCAACACACCCCGCACaagattatttccagtacaatgagccctttctcctcgtatagcgcactgtgtctctcgtcctctcttcgtctgtcgtctgtaagcgcttcagtgttcagaatatcaaacctactcgcccagaaacacaccctgccaaagtttatttccattacaatgagccctttctcttcaTATAATGCACTGTGTCACTCCTCCTCCtatcgtccgtcgtctgcaagcgcttcagtgttcagaatatcaaacctacacgCCCAGACACAGACCCTGCCCATGTTTATTTCCAACACAATGagctttttctcctcgtctagtgcactgtgtctctcgtcctcccttcgtccgtcgcctgcaagcgcttcagtgttcagaatatcaaacctacttgcccagaaacacaccctaccaaagtttattttaagtacaatgagtcctttcttgTCTAGTGcactctgtctctcgtcctcccttcgtccgtcgtctgcaagctcagttcagttcagttcagtttattaccttaaggacccccgtgggggtattacataaggggtggattatacaaaaaaaaataagtacaatggttgccatgtgggttcaacatacaatatgatctgttagtgctttggaaaagttggatgggcaggtgatagcggcgatgctgtgggaaaggccgttccaatctaatgctgctcgggggaagaaggaggcagcgaacgtggtcgtatgggtccgaggccgggcaacttgaagaatgtgaccagtgcgatgcgatatgcgagctggtgatgtgatatagcctgcgtaaccgtgggtgctgtaaaagaacttatgaaacaggtttaggctggcaatgcggcgacgaataacaagggttgataaggcggattctgcttttaaagacgacacgctgacttggtatgaataggtattgtggatgaatctagtggcacggttctggacggattcgagggcatttatgaggtatatttgatgtggattccatatgggggatgcatattctagtttcggTCTGATTAACGATTGGTAAGCCAGGAGTTTAACTTGTTGGGGAGCGTGACGTAAGTGGCGTTTCAAAAAGCCTAGTGTTTTATTCGCGGATGATATTACATTAGAAATATGtgtgcgccaagataaatcatgaGATAGCGTGACTCCTAAGTACTTAAATGAGTTAACTGCTTCTATTGAGATTTGAGCTATATTGTacgaaaaaataaatggtttagTGCGACGGGTGAAGGATACAATCTTGCATTTCTGAGGGTTAAGTGTCATCATCCACAGGTCGCTCCATTTCTGAACGTTAGTTAGGTCAGTCTGGAGGGCTTCTTGGTGGGAAGAGTTATTAATAgtacgataaatgacgcaatcatctgcgaacatacGAATGTGACATGATACGTGAAGGGgcaagtcattaatgtatattaagaataaTAACGGCCCGAGCACTGATCCTTGGGGGACGCCTGAGGTTACTGGAATGTAATCAGAAAATTCGTTATTAACTATGACTATTTGGGTTCgatttgttaaaaattccttaatccagtttagaatgcTAGGGTGAATATTTAGGTAAGAGAGCTTAAGTAGTAATCTCTGGTGTggtactttgtcaaaggcttttgcgtaatctaaaaaaatagcatcaatCTGTTGGTTGCAGTCAAGGTTAGCATGTAAGTCATGAACAAATGTAGCCAGTTGTGTCTCACAGGAAAGGtttttacggaagccatgttgtgatgaatgaaagaaattgttGGAATCGAGAAAGTTCATGACTTGAGaataaattacatgctccatgattttacaaggaatgcttgttagggaaatgggtcgataatttaagggcgagtttttgttaCCGGACTTGAAGATTGGgacgacctttcccactttccagtcatgcggTATGTTACCTGAAGAGAGAGACTGAGAGTACAATAGTGATAAGTAGGCCGCGGAAATGTGCTTAgtatttttcagaaatttcgAGTTAATTTCATCGATCCCGGCTGATGACGTTAGCTTGATGTTTTCGATACGAGATGATATACCATCTACGAAGAAAGAAACTGGATCCATGGTTGACGCTGTGAAGGAACTTATGAAGGCGTTAGCAGGTAAATCACACTCTTTCGCAAAAACAGTTGAAAAGGCTCTATTGAAAATGTCAGCACATTCACAATCGCTGATGGTTTGACCCATATCGTTAGTAAGAACAATTGTACGTGTATCCTTCGGGTTTACTACgtgccagaattttttagggttgtgtatTAGCATTTTTGGCAAGTCAGAGTGGAAAAAGGTGTGTTTTGCGTTGCGGATAGCAGCAAGGTAATCAGCTTCGGCAGTGTAGTACTTTTCCCATGATGCTTGGCTTGGGTTCCGCTTTGCTGCCCGATAGtgacgctttttcttgttttccaggcGTTTCAGGGCCGTAGTAAACCACGGTTTTTGCTGGTTAGCACGGAAACTAGCTACCGGAATGTACTTGTTTGTTAGTTCGTGAACTTTGTCCCTGAAAATCGTCCAATTTTCGTTAAGAGACTTTGTGTGGAAATCGGTTTCATAAGTTGTAAAAAAAGCAGTTAGTTCTTCATTTATTGCTTGAAAATCACCTCTTTCATAAAGACGAATTGTTTTCCTGGAAACTTGACGAAGCATGGGTGTAAAACTGAAGGTAGCATGAATGACTTTATGATCGCTTATTTCCCTTAGGTATGTAATACTTGTTGCGCTATCAGGGCTGTTGGTTAATATCAGATCTAGAGTGTTGGCGGAATTCTGCGCAATGCGCGTTGGCTCTAATATTAGCTGAGTAAGGTTGAAGTTAAGACAGACATCGACAAAATTTTTTGCTTCTGAAGAATTTGTCATGAAGGTGTAGTTACGCCAGTCAATAGTgggaaaattgaaatcaccaaaaagaaCAATATCTGCGTTAGGATACGATGATGTCAGTTCACTCAGCACATTGTTTAGTTTGTAGGAAAAGTCCGGATCATTTTGCGGTGGCCTGTAACAGACTCCTAACAGCACAGTTCGGGgggcagcgtggcagagcagccatAGCAGTTCTAAGTTAGAATCTACATTGATTAAGGATGCTGAAAACTGCTGATGTATGGCTATGAGCACGCCACCGCCACGGGCTCTTTCCCGGTCTTTACGGTAAACTTTAAAGTTGGACAGCGCAGCTAAAATTTCGGTATCACTGATATTGTCTGTTAACCACGTTTCTGTAAGAATGAGAAGGGTGCTGTTGGTTGATAAGACAAGACTAGATACGATTTCCCGTTTCGGTAAAAAGCTTCGTATGTTAGTAAATACTGCAGATAAGGTAAGATTAGTTCGGGGGGTGTGCTGTCGGGGAGTTGCTTTAGAGCGAGCAGAGTGTGATTGCTATGGCACTTCTTTTACCGTTTCcgtcaagtcgtcgaatatatactGCTTGGGGCCTATGTACAGTGTTTTAAAGCGCAGTGCGTACTTATCAGATGTTTCTTTCGCGAAACGTAGTAAATGTTTGCGTGCCTTACGGACAGAATGTGAAAAGTCTTCTCCTATGCTGTAGTCGGTGCCTTTTAGTTTCCGGGCGTTTTTTAGGATGGATTCTTTTGTCTTATGGAAAGTGAATTTAACGATAATGGGTCGACATCGTTCACTTGAGTGACGGCCAAGACGATGTGCTCTTTCTATTTCTTTTGGGTCTATGGTGATGTCCAAATTTTCACTGCAAAGGCGGGTGACCAGTTCTTCAGACTCAGAGGACGTTTCCTTTGAGCTAGTATCAGGTAAGCCATAAAATAGCAGGTTGTTGCGGCGCGACCGGTTTTCGGCATCGTCTACTCTGTATTCGAGGTTACTGATTTGGCTCGCCGACGTGGCGGCATCAGTCTTAATGGACTCAACTTCTGTTTTAAGTGATGCGAGATCCTGATAGTGGGTTTCTAATTCGGTAATGCGCTTACTTAATTCGGTGATCGATTTGTCTGTCGCTACTAACCTGCTGCTGAGGTCTTTTACTTCGCTGATTAACGTGCTTTGGCCCGATGTTAGTTTCTGTAGTTCTGCAAGTATGGCGGCAGTGTCAGGACCAGGGTTAGTTTCTATGTCACCGGATTGCATAAGCAACGAATGGACAACAGCAAAGCATTCAACGACAATACAAGTACAAcactgcgggctcggcagctgaaTTAAGAAGTAGTTGCTCGATTTCTTTGCAAAAAGAGAGTATGATTTtctaacctgcatggcgaagacaagagggttactcgtccgctcaatggcacagctgccgagcccacaaggcgccgcggtccacgggcgatcttttataggtggcgaaaaacatgatgtctgcggTTCAGtattcagaatatcaaaactactagcccagaaacacaccctgcccatgttttttcagtacaatgagccctttctcctcgtctagcgcactctgtctctcgtcctccctttgtccgtcgtctgcaagcgattcagggtTCAAAATATcgaacctactcgcccagaaacgcaCCCTGCCCAAGATTTTTCCAgcacaatgagtcctttctcctcgtctagcgcactatgtctctcgtcctcccttcgtccgtcgtcaaGCGCTTcattgttcagaatatcaaaccttctcgcccattaagacaccctgcgcaagtttgtatccagtacaatgagccctttctcgccgtctagcgcactgtgtctctcgtcctcccttcgtccgtcgtctgcaagcacctcagtgttcaaaatatgaaacctactcgcccagaaacacaccctgcccaagactatttccagtacaatgagccctttctcctcgtttagagcactgtgtctcttctcctcccttcgtccgtcgtctgcaagcgcatcagtgttcagaatatcaaaactacccGACAAgagacacaccctgctcaagtgtatttccagtacaatgagccctttctcctcgtctagtggactgtgtctctcgtcttccctttgtccaccgtctgcaagcgattcagtgttcagaatatcaagccttcaagcccagaaacacacccttcccaagttttttccagtacaatgagccctttctcctcgtcgagcgcactgtgtctctcgtccgtcgtctgcaagcgcttcagtgttcagaatatcaaacctactcgcccagaaacacaccctgctcatgtttatttcgaatacaatgggctttttctcctcgtctagtgcactgtctctcgtcctcccttcgtccgtcgtctgcaagcgattcagtgttcagaatatcaaacctactcggccagaaacacaccctgccaaagatttttccagtacaatgagctcttTCTCCTAgactagcgcactgtgtctctcgtcctcccttcgtccgtcgtctgcacgcgcttcagtgttcacaatatcaaacctgctcgcccagcaacacaccctgcgcaagtttatatccagtacaatgagccctttctcgtcgtctagcgcactgtgtctcccgttctcccttcgtccgtcgtctgcaagcacctcagtgttcagaatatgaagcctactcgcccagaaacacaccctgctcatgtttatttccagtacaatgagccctttcacttcgtctagcgcactgtgtctctcgtcctccctttgtccgtcgtctgcaagcgattcagggttcagaatatcaaacctactcgcccagaaacgcaCCCTGGCCAAGATATTTCctgtacaatgagtcctttctcctcgtctagcgcactgtgcctCTCGACCTCCCTTcgtacgtcgtctgcaagcgcttcagtgttcagaatatcaaaccttctcgcccattaagacaccctgcgcaagtttatatccaataaaatgagccctttctcgtcgtctagcgcactgtttctctcgtcctcccttcggccgtcgtctgcaagcacctcagtgttcaaaatatgaaacctactcgcccagaaacacaccctgcccatgtctatctccagtacaatgagctcttTCTCCTCGGTtagagcactgtgtctctcctccttccttcgtccgtcgtctgcaagcgcagcagtgttcagaatatcaaaactacccGCCAAgagacacaccctgctcaagtttatttccagtacaatgagccctttctcctcgtctagtggactgtgtctctcgtccatcgtctgcaagcgcttcagtgttcataATATCAAACCTGcaagcccagcaacacaccctgcacaagtttttttccagtacaatgagtcctttctcctcgtctagcgcactgtgtctctcgtcctcccttcgtccgtcgtctgcaagcgcttcagtgttcagaatatcaaaactactcgcacataaacacatcctgctcaagattatttccagtacaatgagccctttctcttcgTCTAGCGCACCATGTCGCTCCTCCTTTT comes from the Amblyomma americanum isolate KBUSLIRL-KWMA chromosome 1, ASM5285725v1, whole genome shotgun sequence genome and includes:
- the LOC144115735 gene encoding uncharacterized protein LOC144115735, with amino-acid sequence MQVRKSYSLFAKKSSNYFLIQLPSPQCCTCIVVECFAVVHSLLMQSGDIETNPGPDTAAILAELQKLTSGQSTLISEVKDLSSRLVATDKSITELSKRITELETHYQDLASLKTEVESIKTDAATSASQISNLEYRVDDAENRSRRNNLLFYGLPDTSSKETSSESEELVTRLCSENLDITIDPKEIERAHRLGRHSSERCRPIIVKFTFHKTKESILKNARKLKGTDYSIGEDFSHSVRKARKHLLRFAKETSDKYALRFKTLYIGPKQYIFDDLTETVKEVP